Proteins encoded within one genomic window of Mesobacillus subterraneus:
- a CDS encoding Nif3-like dinuclear metal center hexameric protein, with protein MKNVNGHQVIQLFEQFSPKVFAMEGDKVGLQIGALNSAVNNVLVALDVTEEVVEEAIAKNVQLIIAHHPPIFRPLKKIATDTPAGRMIAKLIKHDIAVYAAHTNLDVAKGGVNDLLADALGLKNPQVLVPTYEDKLKKLVVFVPEENAEILRDALGNAGAGAIGNYSHCTFSGPGEGRFLPGHNTDPYIGEQGKLEAVNEVRVETVFPQSIEKRVIQAMIKAHPYEEVAYDVYRLENMGEQLGLGRIGTVEETTLSEYANVVKKALGVDKVRVVGDLNAKVKKVAVLGGDGNKYYSQAKFRGADVYITGDIYYHTAHDALMAGLNMIDPGHNVEKVMKVGVATVMEARCQEKGYDVKFIPSEISTDPFTHI; from the coding sequence GTGAAAAACGTGAATGGCCATCAAGTGATTCAGCTTTTTGAACAATTTTCGCCTAAGGTATTTGCAATGGAAGGCGATAAGGTTGGCCTGCAAATAGGTGCGTTGAACTCAGCGGTCAATAATGTCCTGGTTGCGCTTGATGTAACAGAAGAAGTGGTGGAGGAGGCAATTGCCAAGAATGTTCAATTGATCATTGCGCATCATCCGCCAATATTCAGGCCATTGAAGAAGATCGCGACGGACACCCCTGCTGGAAGAATGATTGCCAAGTTAATCAAGCATGACATCGCAGTTTATGCGGCCCATACGAATCTTGATGTCGCTAAAGGAGGTGTAAATGACCTGCTGGCTGATGCTCTCGGTTTAAAGAACCCTCAAGTGCTGGTGCCAACGTATGAGGATAAGTTGAAAAAGCTTGTCGTTTTCGTACCTGAGGAAAATGCTGAGATTCTCAGAGATGCCTTAGGGAATGCAGGAGCCGGTGCAATCGGCAACTACAGCCATTGTACGTTCTCCGGGCCCGGAGAGGGACGGTTCCTTCCAGGTCATAATACAGATCCTTATATCGGCGAACAAGGAAAGCTTGAAGCGGTCAATGAAGTGCGCGTTGAAACTGTTTTCCCGCAAAGTATTGAAAAGAGGGTGATTCAAGCGATGATCAAGGCCCATCCTTATGAGGAGGTCGCCTATGATGTATATCGACTTGAAAATATGGGAGAACAGCTTGGACTTGGTAGAATTGGAACAGTCGAAGAAACGACGCTGTCTGAATATGCCAATGTTGTTAAGAAAGCCCTGGGAGTTGATAAAGTTCGGGTTGTCGGTGACTTGAACGCAAAGGTGAAAAAGGTAGCTGTCCTTGGTGGTGACGGAAATAAGTATTACTCACAGGCGAAATTCCGCGGGGCGGATGTATACATTACCGGAGATATATACTATCACACAGCACACGACGCGCTGATGGCCGGACTGAATATGATTGATCCGGGTCATAATGTCGAGAAGGTCATGAAAGTGGGAGTCGCCACTGTGATGGAAGCACGATGCCAGGAAAAAGGGTACGATGTAAAGTTCATTCCATCTGAAATATCGACCGATCCATTTACTCATATTTAG
- a CDS encoding 4-hydroxy-3-methylbut-2-enyl diphosphate reductase yields MNVIKISPRGYCYGVVDAMVIARNAALDKSLPRPIYILGMIVHNKHVTDAFEEEGIITLDGNNRKEILEKVEGGTVIFTAHGISPEVRELAKEKGLVSIDATCPDVTNTHNLITEKEKEGYEVIYIGKKGHPEPEGAVGVAPGIVHLVETAADVEALELHAEKLIVTNQTTMSQWDVAEIMKKVTEKYPHSEVHREICMATQVRQEAVAEQAKEADVLIVVGDPKSNNSNRLAQVSEEIAGTKAYRIADITELDINWIKDADTVAVTSGASTPTPITKEVISFLQQFDKKNEGTWVKEKKVPLHKILPKVKKTEANV; encoded by the coding sequence ATGAATGTAATAAAAATATCGCCACGCGGTTATTGCTATGGTGTTGTCGACGCCATGGTCATTGCACGTAATGCTGCATTGGATAAAAGCCTGCCGCGTCCAATATATATACTTGGGATGATTGTCCATAATAAACATGTCACGGATGCATTTGAAGAAGAAGGCATCATTACATTGGATGGAAACAACCGCAAGGAAATCCTAGAAAAAGTTGAAGGCGGGACAGTTATTTTCACTGCCCACGGCATTTCCCCCGAAGTCAGGGAGCTTGCCAAGGAAAAGGGCCTTGTCTCGATTGACGCGACATGTCCAGACGTTACAAACACTCATAACCTGATCACGGAAAAAGAAAAAGAAGGTTATGAAGTTATTTACATCGGCAAAAAAGGGCATCCCGAACCTGAGGGAGCAGTAGGTGTCGCACCAGGGATCGTTCATCTTGTGGAAACAGCAGCTGATGTCGAGGCTTTAGAACTGCATGCTGAAAAACTGATTGTAACCAATCAGACAACGATGAGCCAGTGGGACGTTGCCGAAATCATGAAGAAAGTAACAGAAAAGTATCCGCACTCAGAAGTCCATAGAGAAATTTGCATGGCTACACAAGTACGCCAGGAGGCAGTCGCCGAGCAGGCTAAGGAAGCAGATGTGCTGATCGTAGTTGGAGATCCAAAAAGCAATAATTCAAATCGTCTCGCACAAGTATCTGAAGAAATAGCCGGAACTAAGGCATATCGAATTGCCGATATCACCGAACTTGATATCAATTGGATAAAAGATGCTGATACTGTCGCCGTAACATCTGGAGCATCTACTCCTACACCAATCACAAAAGAGGTCATTTCCTTCCTCCAGCAGTTTGACAAGAAAAACGAAGGAACTTGGGTAAAAGAGAAAAAAGTACCTCTTCACAAAATCCTGCCAAAGGTCAAGAAGACCGAAGCAAACGTATAA
- a CDS encoding YqfQ family protein, translating into MLHGPRMNSRGMQNRFYGPGMMGGPFMGQRQMYPNQFGPGPRMPQGQMPRMMGRKPQSRQGGGLLSKILGKGSRGQGNGISGLIPGGGSGPARAASSGGGILKTLADPSALNGFLTNTQKVLSTAQQFGPMIQQYGPLVRNLPSMWKLYRGLKDLPDADEPTTEQETNEKIDKKIKAKKSKNAGSSSPSQKPPIKKQSNNSASTPKLFI; encoded by the coding sequence ATGCTACATGGACCCCGTATGAACTCACGCGGAATGCAGAATCGGTTTTATGGTCCTGGCATGATGGGAGGTCCCTTCATGGGTCAGCGGCAGATGTACCCAAATCAATTTGGTCCTGGACCCAGGATGCCGCAGGGACAAATGCCTCGAATGATGGGAAGAAAACCGCAATCAAGACAAGGTGGAGGTTTGCTTTCAAAGATCCTAGGGAAAGGCAGCAGAGGCCAGGGAAATGGTATCTCGGGTTTAATACCAGGAGGCGGAAGTGGGCCTGCTCGTGCAGCCAGCTCTGGCGGAGGAATCCTGAAGACCCTCGCTGATCCATCTGCACTGAATGGTTTTCTCACCAACACGCAAAAAGTTCTTAGCACCGCACAGCAATTCGGACCGATGATCCAGCAATACGGTCCTCTCGTCCGTAATTTGCCTTCAATGTGGAAACTGTACAGAGGATTGAAGGACCTCCCGGATGCTGATGAACCAACAACCGAACAAGAAACGAACGAAAAAATCGACAAAAAGATTAAAGCCAAGAAGTCCAAAAACGCTGGTTCCAGTTCTCCATCACAAAAACCGCCAATCAAAAAGCAAAGCAATAATTCAGCTTCTACTCCTAAATTGTTCATATAA
- a CDS encoding DEAD/DEAH box helicase: MSETKFNRYELKPFIIDAINKLGFHEPTEIQERLIPTIMKGESAIGQSQTGTGKTHAYVLPIMDKLNPSRNEVQAVITAPTRELANQIYHEVLKIAEHAPQGEQITARCYIGGTDKQRTIEKLKTQPQIVIGTPGRINDLVKENALFVHTANMLVIDEADLMLDMGFIEDIDQFASRMPEKLQMLVFSATIPEKLKPFLKKYMENPKYVQIDPKQATAEKIEHILLPARHRDKIGLVYSALVAFNPYLGIVFANTKKKVDEIADGLIQKGMKVGRIHGDLSPRERKRVMKQIKDLEFQYLVATDLAARGIDIQGISHVINYELPTDLDFYIHRVGRTARAGSSGVALTVYEQSDEDALIRLEKMGITFRNIDLKKGELTEIEERNRRLNRKKKETTGEAKAKNLVSKPKKVKPGYKKKMKYEMDKIKKRENRIQKRNK, translated from the coding sequence ATGAGTGAAACAAAATTTAATCGTTATGAATTGAAACCATTCATTATAGATGCGATCAATAAACTAGGTTTTCATGAGCCAACTGAAATCCAGGAACGTCTTATCCCTACGATCATGAAGGGAGAAAGTGCCATCGGCCAATCCCAGACGGGTACAGGAAAGACGCATGCCTATGTACTGCCTATCATGGACAAGCTTAACCCATCACGCAATGAGGTGCAGGCGGTAATCACTGCGCCAACTCGTGAGCTTGCCAACCAAATTTACCATGAAGTTCTTAAAATTGCTGAACACGCTCCGCAGGGAGAGCAGATCACAGCTCGTTGCTATATTGGCGGGACAGACAAGCAAAGAACGATTGAAAAGCTCAAGACACAGCCGCAAATCGTCATTGGCACTCCGGGGAGGATTAACGACCTGGTAAAGGAAAACGCGCTATTTGTGCATACGGCGAACATGCTCGTGATCGATGAGGCAGACTTAATGCTTGATATGGGATTCATCGAGGACATTGACCAGTTCGCATCCCGTATGCCAGAAAAGCTTCAAATGCTTGTATTTTCAGCAACGATTCCTGAAAAATTAAAACCATTCCTTAAAAAGTACATGGAAAACCCAAAATATGTACAAATCGATCCTAAACAGGCTACAGCAGAGAAGATTGAACATATTCTTCTGCCTGCAAGGCATCGTGATAAAATTGGGCTTGTTTATTCAGCGCTGGTTGCGTTCAATCCGTATCTTGGTATTGTATTTGCTAATACAAAGAAAAAAGTAGATGAAATTGCTGATGGTTTGATCCAAAAAGGGATGAAGGTTGGCCGTATCCATGGAGACCTGAGCCCGCGCGAACGCAAGCGTGTCATGAAACAGATTAAGGACCTTGAGTTCCAGTATCTTGTTGCTACTGACCTGGCCGCCAGAGGAATCGATATTCAAGGGATCAGCCATGTCATCAACTATGAACTTCCTACAGACCTGGATTTTTATATTCACAGGGTTGGAAGGACTGCCCGTGCAGGTTCTTCAGGTGTTGCCCTGACGGTCTATGAGCAGAGTGATGAAGATGCACTGATCCGTCTTGAAAAAATGGGCATCACTTTTAGAAACATTGATTTGAAAAAAGGTGAACTTACCGAAATCGAGGAGCGGAACAGACGCCTGAACAGAAAGAAAAAAGAAACTACAGGCGAGGCGAAGGCAAAGAATCTTGTTTCCAAACCTAAAAAGGTAAAACCAGGCTATAAGAAGAAAATGAAATATGAGATGGATAAAATTAAAAAGCGAGAAAACCGTATACAAAAAAGAAATAAATAA
- a CDS encoding deoxyribonuclease IV — MLIGSHVSMSGKKMLLAASEEAVSYGANTFMIYTGAPQNTRRKKIEDLNIEAGRLHMEQNGIDEIVVHAPYIINIGNSQNPDTFDLGVRFLRSEIDRTEAIGSRQIVLHPGAHVGAGTEKGIEKIIEGLNEVLSQDDRVQIALETMAGKGSECGKSFEELAMIIDGVTHNDKLSICFDTCHTHDAGYRIVEDFDGVLNEFDKIIGLDRLKVLHLNDSKNEVGMRKDRHENIGFGHIGFEALSYIVHHPQLTHVPKILETPFVGEDKNSKKAPYKHEIDMLKSKQFEENLLDIIRNS; from the coding sequence ATGTTAATTGGATCACATGTTTCCATGAGCGGCAAAAAGATGCTGCTTGCTGCTAGTGAGGAAGCTGTCTCATATGGTGCAAATACTTTTATGATCTATACGGGGGCACCTCAGAATACAAGAAGGAAAAAAATCGAGGACCTGAATATTGAAGCTGGCCGTCTGCATATGGAGCAGAATGGTATCGATGAAATCGTCGTCCATGCCCCTTATATCATCAATATAGGGAACAGTCAAAATCCTGATACCTTTGATTTAGGAGTAAGATTTTTACGAAGTGAAATCGATAGGACAGAGGCAATTGGTTCCAGGCAAATTGTGCTCCACCCAGGTGCGCATGTTGGAGCAGGTACAGAAAAAGGGATTGAAAAAATCATAGAGGGACTTAATGAAGTGCTTTCACAGGATGATCGAGTTCAAATTGCTCTTGAAACAATGGCTGGAAAAGGATCGGAGTGCGGAAAATCCTTTGAAGAACTCGCGATGATCATCGATGGAGTAACCCATAACGACAAGCTTTCTATTTGCTTCGATACTTGCCATACTCATGATGCAGGATACCGGATCGTTGAAGATTTTGATGGTGTGCTGAATGAATTCGATAAAATCATCGGTCTTGATAGATTGAAGGTGCTTCACCTCAATGACAGCAAAAATGAGGTCGGGATGAGGAAGGACCGTCACGAGAATATCGGATTCGGACATATCGGCTTTGAGGCATTAAGCTATATTGTCCATCATCCGCAATTGACACATGTTCCTAAGATTCTCGAAACTCCTTTTGTCGGTGAGGACAAGAACAGTAAAAAGGCGCCCTACAAACATGAGATTGACATGCTGAAAAGCAAACAATTTGAAGAAAATTTGCTTGATATCATCAGGAATAGCTAA
- a CDS encoding DUF2624 domain-containing protein: protein MAIFENIINHKIGNITADELLKYASQFNISITKGQAEKIAGYLRGKKVNIFIDSERAALVKQIARITSPETAKEVNKLFVNFTK from the coding sequence TTGGCTATTTTCGAAAACATCATTAACCATAAAATAGGGAACATCACGGCAGATGAACTGCTGAAATACGCTTCTCAATTTAACATTTCCATAACAAAGGGGCAGGCAGAAAAAATCGCCGGATACTTACGCGGTAAAAAAGTGAACATCTTTATTGATTCAGAGAGAGCGGCATTGGTCAAACAAATCGCCAGAATCACCAGCCCTGAAACAGCAAAAGAAGTTAATAAGTTATTTGTTAATTTCACTAAATAA